Proteins encoded together in one Marinobacter sp. Arc7-DN-1 window:
- the hslV gene encoding ATP-dependent protease subunit HslV, with amino-acid sequence MTTILSVRRDDEVAMGGDGQVSLGNTVMKGNARKVRRLYNGQVIAGFAGGTADAFTLFERFEAQLEKHQGNLTRAAVELAKDWRTDRALRRLEALLAVADKTASLIITGNGDVIEPEQGLIAIGSGGPFAQASARALLENTDLSAHEIVEKGLDIAADICIYTNHNRTLEVLSKND; translated from the coding sequence ATGACTACCATTCTTTCTGTCAGGCGCGATGACGAAGTTGCCATGGGTGGCGACGGCCAGGTTTCCCTGGGCAACACCGTAATGAAAGGCAATGCCCGGAAGGTTCGCCGCCTCTACAACGGCCAGGTGATCGCCGGGTTTGCCGGTGGCACGGCCGATGCCTTCACCCTGTTTGAACGATTCGAGGCCCAGCTGGAGAAACACCAGGGCAACCTCACCAGGGCCGCGGTGGAGCTGGCGAAAGACTGGCGAACGGACAGGGCGCTGCGCCGGCTGGAAGCCTTGCTGGCCGTGGCTGACAAGACCGCCTCGCTGATTATTACCGGCAACGGCGACGTCATTGAGCCGGAACAGGGTCTGATTGCCATTGGCTCAGGCGGTCCTTTTGCCCAGGCCTCGGCCCGGGCCCTGCTCGAGAACACCGATCTTTCCGCCCACGAGATTGTCGAGAAGGGCCTGGATATCGCCGCTGACATTTGCATCTACACCAATCACAATCGCACCCTTGAAGTGCTCTCCAAAAACGACTGA
- a CDS encoding RNA pyrophosphohydrolase translates to MIDSDGFRPNVGIILANHRGEVLWARRIGQDSWQFPQGGIKHDESPEEALYRELGEEIGLCANDVEIISCTRGWLRYRLPRRMVRHNSLPVCVGQKQKWFLLRMLSPDAQVCVDGTNSPEFDGWQWVSYWYPLGQVVSFKREVYRRALRELAPRLFYNMEQWHRAEQNRRLKEQQK, encoded by the coding sequence GTGATCGATTCAGACGGTTTCAGACCCAACGTCGGAATCATTCTGGCCAACCACAGGGGAGAAGTTCTCTGGGCAAGGCGAATAGGGCAGGATTCCTGGCAGTTTCCACAGGGTGGTATCAAGCATGATGAATCACCCGAGGAAGCACTGTACCGGGAGCTTGGAGAGGAAATCGGCCTGTGTGCGAACGATGTGGAAATCATCAGTTGCACCCGGGGCTGGCTGAGGTATCGACTCCCGAGGAGGATGGTACGCCACAACTCGCTTCCCGTTTGTGTGGGTCAAAAACAGAAATGGTTCCTGCTGAGGATGTTATCGCCGGATGCGCAGGTTTGCGTGGACGGCACGAATTCACCGGAGTTCGACGGCTGGCAGTGGGTAAGCTACTGGTATCCACTGGGCCAGGTAGTTTCATTCAAGCGTGAAGTGTATCGACGTGCGCTGAGAGAGCTTGCGCCGCGGCTGTTCTACAACATGGAACAGTGGCATCGGGCGGAGCAGAACCGGCGTTTAAAGGAACAACAGAAATGA
- a CDS encoding SPOR domain-containing protein, translating into MSRDYARKDRSSTKASATVRRKPVKQAKAKAARPKPAATARSQRGGLSLKWILSLAAVGGFIGFIVYLNSLPPGPGGNVRPATEKPAQKTAKKPAETARQEDQKPAFRFYDMLPESEVVPPKVDEYTPGPTQQDFDYLVQSGSFRSKEDAERQRAQIAFQGLRASIQRINLDNGSIWYRVNVGPFTSRSQMNSAIDKLVSLSIQPLVRKVPKEG; encoded by the coding sequence ATGTCCCGAGACTACGCCCGTAAAGACAGGTCATCAACCAAGGCTTCAGCCACCGTGCGCCGCAAACCTGTGAAACAGGCCAAGGCGAAGGCTGCCCGGCCAAAACCGGCAGCCACTGCCCGCTCGCAGCGCGGGGGGTTGTCGCTGAAGTGGATTTTGTCTCTGGCGGCCGTCGGCGGGTTCATCGGTTTTATTGTCTACCTGAACTCCCTGCCGCCCGGTCCAGGCGGCAACGTTCGGCCAGCGACTGAAAAACCGGCCCAAAAAACAGCCAAAAAGCCAGCGGAAACAGCCCGCCAGGAAGACCAGAAACCGGCATTCCGCTTTTATGACATGCTGCCGGAATCCGAGGTCGTACCCCCCAAAGTTGACGAGTACACTCCTGGCCCAACCCAACAGGACTTCGACTACCTGGTGCAGTCAGGCTCCTTCCGCAGCAAGGAAGACGCCGAACGCCAGCGGGCCCAGATTGCCTTCCAGGGCCTGCGTGCGAGCATCCAGCGGATTAATCTGGACAATGGTTCCATCTGGTACCGGGTCAACGTAGGGCCGTTCACGTCCCGCAGCCAGATGAACTCTGCAATCGACAAGCTGGTTTCCCTCAGCATCCAGCCATTGGTTCGGAAGGTTCCCAAGGAAGGTTGA
- the ptsP gene encoding phosphoenolpyruvate--protein phosphotransferase, with translation MLSILRSLVQEVNSARDLQEALDIIVSRVQKAMGTEVCSVYLLDPATNRYILMATEGLYRKAVGQVSLAYSEGLVGLVGAREEPINLEDAPSHPRYRYFPETGEERFRSFLGVPIIHHRRVLGVLVVQQRESSRCFDEGEEAFLVTVSAQLAGVIAHSEATGAISGLSLTGEEAHDVSFSGVPGAPGVAIGSGVVVYPSADLDVVPEKPTDDIDQELELFRASVKAVREDIERVAKRLASQLRPEEQALFDVYLRMLGDDAMPGEVANKIREGIWAQGALKQVVQQYIRHFEMMDDHYLQERAVDIRDLGRRLLSHLQEGEQKHLNYPERTVLVSEELTPAMLGEVPKGQLVGLVSVKGSSNSHVAILARAMGVPTVMGLVDIPVNQLDGKDLIVDGFEGQIFASPSADLRSYYQAICEEEDELIRGLEVLKDKPCETTDHHRVSLLVNTGLMTDVVRSLSHGAEGIGLYRTEVPFMVKDQFPSEQEQREYYREQLEAFAPSPVTMRTLDIGGDKALTYFPIHEENPFLGWRGIRVTLDHPEIFLVQVRAMLKASEGLNNLQIMLPMISNISEVEESLHLIYRVYHEVREEGYEIHMPKVGVMIEIPAAVYQIRELADRVDFLSVGSNDLTQYLLAVDRNNPRVAQLYHSYHPAVLQALVRIAQDAHSVGKPVGICGELAGDPGGALLLMAMGYDSLSMNAASLPKVKSVIRSISREWAVQLLEDVLLLDSPHVIKSCVDLALRNAGFGRYLRPGKSSAMAVSEAAVS, from the coding sequence ATGCTGAGCATTCTGCGAAGTCTAGTACAAGAGGTAAACAGCGCCCGCGATTTGCAGGAGGCGCTGGATATCATCGTATCGCGGGTGCAGAAGGCCATGGGAACGGAAGTCTGTTCCGTCTACCTGCTCGATCCCGCTACCAACCGCTATATCCTGATGGCCACCGAAGGCCTCTATCGGAAAGCAGTGGGGCAGGTGAGTCTCGCGTATTCCGAGGGCCTTGTCGGTCTGGTGGGCGCCCGTGAAGAACCCATCAACCTGGAAGATGCGCCGTCCCATCCACGCTATCGCTACTTCCCGGAAACCGGGGAGGAGCGATTCCGCTCCTTCCTGGGCGTCCCGATCATTCACCATCGCCGTGTCCTTGGCGTACTCGTTGTTCAGCAGCGGGAAAGCTCCCGGTGTTTCGACGAGGGTGAAGAAGCTTTCCTGGTAACCGTATCGGCACAGCTGGCGGGTGTTATTGCCCACAGTGAAGCGACCGGGGCTATCAGTGGTCTGTCCCTGACCGGAGAAGAGGCTCACGATGTCAGCTTCAGTGGCGTCCCCGGCGCTCCGGGTGTGGCGATCGGGAGTGGCGTTGTGGTTTACCCGTCCGCCGATCTGGATGTGGTTCCTGAAAAACCCACCGACGACATCGACCAGGAACTGGAACTGTTCCGGGCTTCGGTGAAGGCGGTCCGGGAAGATATCGAACGCGTAGCCAAACGGCTCGCCTCGCAGCTGCGCCCGGAAGAGCAGGCGTTGTTCGATGTCTACCTGAGGATGCTGGGCGACGATGCCATGCCCGGCGAGGTCGCAAACAAGATCCGGGAAGGGATCTGGGCCCAGGGTGCTCTGAAGCAGGTGGTCCAGCAGTACATCCGCCACTTCGAGATGATGGACGACCACTACCTCCAGGAACGTGCTGTTGATATCCGGGACCTGGGCCGCCGTCTGCTGTCCCATCTCCAGGAGGGTGAGCAGAAACATCTGAATTATCCGGAACGTACTGTTCTGGTGAGCGAGGAGCTTACGCCCGCCATGCTGGGTGAGGTGCCCAAGGGGCAGCTGGTAGGTCTGGTGTCGGTGAAGGGCTCCAGCAACTCACATGTGGCGATTCTTGCCCGTGCCATGGGTGTGCCCACGGTAATGGGGCTGGTGGATATTCCCGTTAACCAGCTCGATGGCAAGGACCTGATTGTTGACGGTTTTGAGGGCCAGATATTCGCGTCACCGTCTGCGGATCTTCGCTCGTATTACCAGGCGATCTGTGAGGAAGAAGATGAACTGATCCGGGGCCTGGAAGTGCTCAAGGACAAGCCCTGTGAAACCACCGATCATCACCGGGTTTCGCTGCTGGTAAACACCGGGCTGATGACCGATGTCGTTCGCTCGCTGTCCCACGGTGCCGAGGGCATTGGTCTGTACCGGACGGAAGTCCCCTTCATGGTCAAGGACCAGTTCCCCTCCGAGCAGGAGCAACGCGAATATTACCGGGAGCAGCTCGAGGCCTTTGCGCCCAGTCCGGTCACCATGCGCACGCTGGATATCGGCGGCGACAAGGCGTTGACCTACTTCCCGATCCACGAGGAAAACCCGTTCCTGGGCTGGCGCGGCATCCGGGTAACGCTGGACCATCCGGAGATTTTCCTGGTTCAGGTGCGGGCAATGCTCAAGGCCAGCGAGGGCCTGAACAACCTGCAGATCATGCTGCCGATGATTTCCAATATCTCGGAGGTGGAGGAATCCCTGCACCTGATCTACCGGGTGTATCACGAGGTCCGGGAAGAGGGCTACGAGATTCACATGCCGAAAGTCGGTGTGATGATCGAGATTCCCGCAGCGGTCTACCAGATCCGCGAGCTGGCCGACCGGGTGGATTTCCTGTCGGTGGGTTCCAACGATCTGACGCAGTACCTACTGGCGGTGGATCGCAACAACCCGAGGGTTGCCCAGCTCTATCATTCCTACCACCCGGCAGTGCTTCAGGCACTGGTCCGGATTGCCCAGGATGCCCATTCGGTCGGGAAGCCGGTGGGCATTTGCGGGGAACTGGCCGGCGATCCCGGTGGCGCGTTGCTCCTCATGGCCATGGGGTATGATTCCCTGTCCATGAACGCGGCCAGCTTACCAAAGGTCAAATCGGTCATTCGGAGTATCAGCCGGGAGTGGGCCGTCCAATTGCTGGAAGATGTATTGCTGCTGGATTCTCCGCACGTCATCAAGAGTTGTGTGGATCTGGCTCTCCGAAACGCCGGTTTTGGCCGCTACCTGAGGCCCGGCAAGTCAAGCGCCATGGCGGTTTCCGAGGCGGCCGTTTCCTGA
- a CDS encoding HAD family hydrolase, whose translation MTLAIFDLDNTLLAGDSDHAWGEFLVEEGIVDAEEYRLANDRFYQEYLNGELDILHYLGFALQPLASHNMGELLAWREAFMAKKVRPMMQASAEDLLNSHRERGHTLMIITATNRFVTEPIAETLGIEHLIATEPELVNGRYTGEVAGTPSFQDGKVKRLNDWLEAHDRTLEGAWFYSDSHNDLPLLKKVDNPVAVDPDPTLEKFARDSGWPVISLRN comes from the coding sequence TTGACGCTCGCAATTTTTGATCTGGACAACACCCTTCTGGCCGGCGACAGCGACCATGCCTGGGGTGAATTTCTGGTAGAGGAAGGCATTGTGGATGCCGAGGAATATCGCCTTGCCAATGACCGCTTCTATCAGGAATACCTGAACGGCGAGCTGGATATCCTGCATTACCTCGGTTTTGCCCTTCAGCCCCTGGCCAGCCATAACATGGGCGAGCTGCTGGCCTGGCGGGAGGCGTTTATGGCGAAGAAAGTACGCCCCATGATGCAGGCCAGCGCGGAAGACCTCCTGAACAGCCACCGGGAGCGGGGCCACACCCTGATGATCATTACCGCCACCAACCGCTTTGTGACTGAACCCATTGCCGAAACCCTCGGCATTGAGCATCTTATTGCCACCGAACCCGAACTGGTGAACGGCCGCTACACCGGCGAAGTGGCGGGAACCCCGAGCTTCCAGGATGGCAAGGTCAAACGCCTGAACGACTGGCTGGAAGCCCATGACAGGACACTTGAAGGCGCCTGGTTCTACAGCGACTCCCACAACGACCTGCCGCTGCTGAAGAAAGTGGACAACCCGGTAGCCGTCGACCCGGATCCCACCCTGGAGAAGTTTGCCCGGGACAGCGGCTGGCCCGTTATCTCGCTGCGCAACTGA
- a CDS encoding patatin-like phospholipase family protein, whose protein sequence is MKAPTDLKSAPRIGLALGGGGPLGGIYEIGALRALDEVLDGLDFNSIDVYVGVNAGSFVAANLANQMTTAQLCRIFVRNEAEVHPFHPEVFYRPAFREIGSRLLAVPGLVATAVRRFVNNPYDQSLLEAMTILAQAAPAGLFDNEGLHEYLKRAFTMLGRTNDFRQLKRSLYIVAADVESTEAVCFGAPGFDHVPISKAIQASTSSPGLYVPVNIDGRYYVDGTLRKGLHASVAFEDGADLVFAVNPQVPIDASAAVRAGSMKPGELTRSGMPNLLSQMFRTIVYSRMQSGIAQYARDYPDKDILLFEPTRDDAKLFFSNVFSFQSRRMVCEHAYQMTRRDLLNRADQLEPKLAKYGIKLRRDRLEDEQRTISTSLYGEMLPLYVAKGRKKRADKGKLATGLENVTHLFSKAE, encoded by the coding sequence ATGAAGGCACCAACTGATCTTAAATCCGCTCCCCGCATCGGGCTTGCCCTGGGCGGTGGTGGTCCTTTGGGCGGAATATACGAGATCGGAGCATTGCGTGCCCTGGACGAAGTGCTGGACGGCCTCGACTTCAACAGTATCGATGTTTATGTCGGGGTAAATGCCGGTTCTTTTGTGGCGGCGAATCTGGCAAACCAGATGACCACCGCACAGCTGTGCCGGATTTTCGTGCGCAATGAGGCCGAGGTTCACCCCTTTCACCCGGAAGTCTTCTATCGGCCGGCATTCCGGGAAATCGGCAGTCGGTTGCTGGCGGTGCCGGGGCTGGTTGCAACCGCGGTGCGCCGGTTTGTGAATAACCCCTACGATCAAAGCCTGCTGGAAGCCATGACCATACTGGCGCAGGCAGCTCCAGCGGGACTGTTTGATAACGAAGGTCTGCATGAATATCTCAAGCGTGCCTTTACCATGCTGGGGCGGACCAACGATTTCCGCCAGCTGAAGCGTAGCCTCTACATAGTGGCAGCCGATGTCGAGAGTACGGAGGCAGTCTGTTTTGGTGCCCCGGGCTTTGACCATGTGCCCATTTCAAAGGCGATTCAGGCAAGCACCTCGTCGCCGGGCCTGTATGTGCCCGTGAATATTGATGGCCGCTATTACGTGGACGGCACCCTGCGCAAGGGGTTGCACGCCTCCGTTGCCTTCGAAGATGGCGCGGATCTCGTATTCGCCGTGAATCCCCAGGTGCCCATTGATGCCAGCGCTGCGGTCCGTGCCGGATCCATGAAGCCAGGTGAGCTGACCCGATCCGGTATGCCGAACCTGTTGTCCCAGATGTTCCGGACCATCGTCTACTCACGTATGCAGTCCGGTATTGCCCAGTACGCCCGGGACTATCCAGACAAGGACATTCTGCTGTTCGAGCCAACCCGCGACGACGCCAAACTGTTCTTCTCCAATGTGTTCAGTTTCCAGTCCCGGCGCATGGTCTGCGAACATGCCTACCAGATGACCCGGCGGGATCTCCTGAACCGCGCGGACCAGTTGGAGCCCAAGCTGGCGAAATACGGCATCAAACTGCGGCGGGATCGTCTGGAAGACGAACAGCGCACGATCAGTACCAGCCTTTACGGGGAAATGCTGCCCCTGTATGTGGCCAAGGGCAGAAAGAAAAGGGCAGACAAGGGGAAGCTGGCAACCGGCCTTGAGAATGTCACCCACCTCTTTTCGAAAGCCGAGTAA
- a CDS encoding class I SAM-dependent rRNA methyltransferase: protein MNFPVLYLRKGAERRLRAGHLWVYSNEVDTRRSPLTDFEAGAQAELRASNDKPLGTVFVNPHALICGRLISRDPGHGMTPQRLTQRMEAALELRNRLFDKPFYRWVFGDSDGLSGLVIDRFGSTVVVQISTAGMELMKEAVVRAVQRLVHPEAIILKNDGKMRKVEGLETYVEQAHGPEVSLLQVEENGVRFEVPLEGGQKTGWFYDHRMNRQRLQAYAPGKRVLDVFSYVGGWGLQAACAGATQVTCVDSSAGAIDSVHHNARLNGLDNVETIEGDAFEALKALADEKEKYDIVVLDPPALIPRRRDQKAGEEAYARLNQLGLRLLERDGVLVSASCSMHLSQEKLVDIIRGSGRKIDRFVQLLEQGHQAPDHPVIPGIPETDYIKSCFVRSLTGFF from the coding sequence ATGAACTTCCCTGTCCTCTATCTACGCAAAGGCGCAGAGCGCCGTCTCCGTGCTGGCCACCTTTGGGTATACAGTAACGAGGTGGATACTCGCCGCAGTCCGCTGACGGATTTTGAGGCCGGTGCTCAGGCGGAGCTCCGGGCTTCGAATGACAAGCCGTTGGGTACGGTGTTCGTGAATCCCCATGCGCTGATATGCGGCCGGCTGATCAGTCGGGACCCTGGCCATGGGATGACGCCGCAACGGTTGACCCAGCGGATGGAAGCGGCGCTGGAGTTGCGGAATCGGCTGTTTGACAAGCCGTTTTACCGTTGGGTGTTTGGTGACAGTGACGGGCTTTCGGGGCTGGTGATTGACCGGTTTGGTTCCACCGTCGTTGTGCAGATTTCCACGGCCGGTATGGAGTTGATGAAGGAAGCGGTTGTCCGGGCTGTTCAGCGTCTGGTTCATCCGGAGGCGATCATCCTCAAGAACGATGGCAAGATGCGCAAGGTCGAGGGGCTGGAGACCTATGTGGAGCAGGCACATGGCCCGGAGGTCAGTCTGCTGCAGGTTGAGGAGAACGGCGTCCGTTTTGAGGTTCCGCTGGAGGGTGGCCAGAAAACCGGCTGGTTCTATGATCACCGGATGAATCGGCAGCGTCTTCAGGCCTATGCGCCGGGCAAGCGGGTTCTGGATGTGTTCAGTTACGTCGGTGGCTGGGGTCTTCAGGCGGCCTGTGCCGGGGCCACTCAGGTGACCTGTGTGGACAGTTCGGCCGGTGCGATTGATTCGGTTCACCACAATGCCCGGCTCAATGGTCTGGACAATGTGGAAACGATTGAAGGCGATGCCTTTGAGGCGCTCAAGGCGCTGGCGGATGAGAAGGAAAAGTACGACATCGTGGTGCTGGACCCTCCGGCACTGATTCCCCGGCGCAGGGACCAGAAGGCGGGGGAAGAGGCCTATGCGCGGTTGAACCAGCTTGGCCTGCGTTTGCTGGAGCGGGACGGGGTGCTGGTTTCGGCGTCCTGTTCGATGCATCTGTCGCAGGAGAAACTGGTAGATATCATCCGGGGCAGCGGCCGGAAGATTGACCGCTTTGTCCAGTTGCTGGAGCAGGGGCATCAGGCCCCGGACCACCCGGTAATTCCGGGCATTCCCGAGACCGATTACATCAAGTCCTGCTTTGTCCGCTCGCTTACCGGGTTCTTCTGA
- the argS gene encoding arginine--tRNA ligase → MKETVSELLQSALAALQSDGTLPADQSFTPQVGNTKDKSHGDYACNIALVASKAAGCPPRQLAEALIAKLPQSKAVEKVEIAGPGFINFFMSTASAFEVVNSILDEGQGFGRNNQGKGEKVQVEFVSANPTGPLHVGHGRGAAIGDCLCRLLEANGYDVTREFYYNDAGAQINNLALSVQARVKGLTPENDSWPADGYRGDYIIDVANAYLAGETVTADDREVTAKADPEDRDAIREFAVAYLRREQDLDLKAFGVQFDVYFLESSLYEEGKVEATVRRLQENGYTYEQDGALWLKTTEFGDDKDRVMRKKDGGYTYFLPDVAYHFDKWQRGFTTVINEQGADHHSTVTRVRAGLQALNAGIPEGWPDYVLHQMVMVIRSGQEVKISKRAGSYVTVRDLIDEVGRDATRFFLAARRVDSQLTFDIDLARSQTNENPVYYIQYAHARICSVLRKLAEEGVERGRNECVGDLSLLTLDEEKELANQLAKYPELIANSAAQREPHHLTHYLRDLAGQFHTYYNAHKVLIEDTATRDARVSLYLAIRQVIANGLDLLGVSAPEEM, encoded by the coding sequence ATGAAAGAGACCGTTTCCGAACTGCTCCAGTCTGCACTGGCAGCGCTCCAATCCGATGGTACTCTGCCGGCGGACCAGTCTTTTACCCCCCAGGTAGGCAATACCAAGGACAAGTCCCACGGTGATTACGCCTGCAATATTGCTTTGGTCGCATCCAAAGCAGCCGGCTGCCCGCCCCGTCAGCTGGCGGAAGCACTGATTGCAAAGCTGCCACAGAGCAAGGCGGTGGAGAAGGTGGAGATCGCCGGGCCGGGCTTTATCAATTTCTTCATGAGCACCGCCAGTGCGTTCGAAGTCGTGAATTCGATTCTGGATGAAGGACAAGGCTTTGGCCGTAACAATCAGGGCAAAGGCGAAAAAGTGCAGGTGGAGTTTGTATCAGCCAATCCCACTGGCCCCCTGCATGTCGGCCACGGACGCGGCGCGGCGATTGGCGACTGCCTGTGCCGGCTGCTGGAAGCCAACGGCTACGATGTAACCCGGGAGTTTTATTACAACGATGCCGGTGCCCAGATCAACAATCTGGCGCTTTCAGTTCAGGCACGGGTGAAAGGTCTGACCCCGGAAAACGACAGTTGGCCGGCGGATGGCTACCGCGGCGATTACATCATTGACGTGGCCAACGCCTACCTCGCCGGCGAGACAGTGACCGCGGATGACCGCGAGGTGACTGCCAAGGCAGATCCGGAAGACCGTGACGCCATCCGGGAGTTTGCCGTGGCCTACCTGCGCCGGGAGCAGGATCTGGATCTGAAAGCCTTCGGTGTCCAGTTTGATGTCTATTTTCTTGAGTCCTCCCTTTATGAGGAAGGCAAGGTCGAAGCCACGGTCAGGCGCCTGCAGGAAAACGGCTACACCTACGAGCAGGACGGCGCCCTGTGGCTGAAAACCACAGAATTCGGCGATGACAAAGACCGCGTCATGCGCAAGAAAGACGGTGGCTACACCTACTTCCTGCCGGATGTGGCCTATCACTTCGACAAATGGCAGCGGGGCTTTACCACCGTTATCAACGAACAGGGTGCCGATCACCATTCTACCGTTACCCGCGTTCGTGCCGGCTTGCAGGCGCTGAACGCCGGAATCCCTGAAGGCTGGCCAGACTATGTTCTGCACCAGATGGTCATGGTCATCCGCTCCGGCCAGGAGGTAAAAATCTCCAAACGGGCCGGCAGCTATGTCACCGTCCGGGACCTGATCGATGAAGTTGGCCGCGACGCCACCCGGTTCTTCCTGGCCGCCCGGCGCGTCGACTCCCAACTGACCTTCGATATCGATCTTGCCCGCTCTCAGACCAATGAAAACCCGGTGTACTACATTCAGTATGCCCATGCGCGCATCTGCAGTGTGCTTCGCAAACTGGCGGAGGAAGGCGTGGAGCGCGGTCGCAACGAATGCGTGGGTGATCTGTCACTGCTGACCCTGGACGAGGAAAAAGAACTGGCCAACCAGTTGGCCAAATACCCGGAACTGATTGCCAATTCCGCCGCCCAGCGTGAGCCGCACCATCTGACGCACTACCTGCGGGACCTGGCGGGCCAGTTCCACACTTACTACAACGCTCACAAGGTGTTAATCGAAGACACAGCCACCCGCGATGCCCGTGTCAGCCTTTACCTTGCAATCAGGCAGGTTATCGCCAACGGCCTGGACCTGCTGGGCGTCAGCGCCCCGGAAGAGATGTAA
- the hslU gene encoding ATP-dependent protease ATPase subunit HslU, with product MPAMTPREIVHELNKHIVGQQEAKRAVAIALRNRWRRMQLDSSLRDEITPKNILMIGPTGVGKTEIARRLARLADAPFLKVEATKFTEVGYVGRDVESIIRDLADMAVKMLREAEMKRHESQALDAAEDRILDALIPPPRDFGEDSQRSSDSSTRQLFRKKLREGELDDKEIEIDLRNSGAGVEIMAPPGMEEMTNQLQSMFSNLSSDKRKTRKMKVSDALKRVKEEEAAKLVNEEEIKQKAIEAVEQNGIVFLDEIDKVAKRSENTSSDVSREGVQRDLLPLIEGSTVSTKYGAVRTDHILFIASGAFHLSKPSDLIPELQGRLPIRVELQALTPEDFKRILTEPDASLVQQYEALMLTEGVKLTFREDAIARIAEVAWKVNESTENIGARRLHTVLERLLETLSFDAGDEVTDGFEVTSEYVDEKLGELAEDEDLSRFIL from the coding sequence ATGCCTGCAATGACTCCCCGTGAGATTGTCCACGAACTCAACAAACACATCGTGGGCCAGCAAGAAGCCAAGCGGGCGGTAGCCATCGCCCTGAGAAATCGCTGGCGCCGGATGCAGCTGGACAGCAGCCTGCGTGATGAGATTACACCGAAGAACATTCTGATGATCGGCCCCACCGGTGTCGGTAAAACCGAGATTGCCCGGCGCCTGGCCAGGTTGGCCGATGCTCCGTTCCTGAAAGTGGAAGCCACCAAGTTCACCGAGGTGGGTTATGTTGGCCGCGATGTCGAATCCATTATTCGGGACCTGGCGGACATGGCCGTAAAAATGCTGCGTGAAGCAGAGATGAAGCGCCATGAAAGCCAGGCACTCGATGCGGCGGAAGACCGGATTCTGGATGCACTCATTCCGCCACCCAGGGATTTCGGCGAAGACAGCCAGCGCAGCTCAGACTCATCCACCCGCCAGCTGTTCCGGAAAAAGCTCCGGGAAGGCGAGCTGGACGACAAGGAAATTGAAATCGACCTGCGCAACTCCGGTGCCGGCGTGGAAATCATGGCGCCTCCGGGCATGGAGGAGATGACCAATCAGCTGCAAAGCATGTTTTCCAATCTCTCCTCCGACAAGCGCAAGACCCGCAAGATGAAGGTTTCGGATGCCCTGAAGCGGGTCAAGGAGGAAGAGGCCGCCAAGCTTGTCAACGAGGAAGAGATCAAGCAGAAGGCCATCGAGGCAGTGGAACAGAATGGGATCGTGTTCCTTGATGAAATCGACAAGGTCGCCAAGCGCTCGGAAAACACCTCATCCGATGTATCCCGCGAAGGCGTTCAGCGTGATCTGTTACCGCTGATCGAGGGCAGCACGGTAAGCACCAAGTATGGCGCGGTACGCACTGATCACATCCTGTTTATCGCCTCCGGGGCGTTCCACCTGTCCAAGCCTTCGGACCTCATTCCGGAACTCCAGGGCCGCCTGCCAATCCGGGTGGAGCTGCAGGCACTCACCCCAGAGGACTTCAAGCGCATTCTGACCGAACCGGATGCGTCCCTGGTTCAGCAGTATGAGGCGCTGATGTTAACCGAAGGCGTAAAACTGACTTTCCGCGAAGACGCCATCGCCCGTATCGCGGAGGTTGCCTGGAAGGTTAACGAAAGCACCGAAAACATTGGTGCCCGGCGGCTTCATACCGTACTTGAACGGTTGCTCGAGACCCTGTCCTTCGATGCCGGCGACGAGGTTACCGATGGCTTTGAGGTCACGTCCGAGTATGTGGATGAAAAACTTGGAGAGCTGGCAGAAGACGAGGATCTGAGCCGGTTTATCCTCTAA